Proteins encoded together in one Quercus lobata isolate SW786 chromosome 3, ValleyOak3.0 Primary Assembly, whole genome shotgun sequence window:
- the LOC115979843 gene encoding GTP-binding protein SAR2-like isoform X1, producing MYKNKHGRVVIELDIYTLNINIDTTTKKKKEGKLLHHSQRTSKNTISLLLCSLTNIQIQSVSFSVLSQTYILQQKKIEEGRMDLVNWVRDLYFELEGFYIFKPKGANVLFVGNDESCKMAVISSLSDENVEPALYLTSWVSCIGKIIFNFFDLGRPRIAHAVWRDYGAKMDAVVYIVDATRANEQFLGPRRDLNDLLSDEAFANLPFLILCTTQSFDYPEEELCSLLNLTNVTTGKGLLELAIANAHPLEVFVAEKYNTKEYLRGFKWLSHYIK from the exons ATGTACAAAAACAAGCATGGACGTGTTGTGATAGAGTTGGATATATACACCTTAAACATAAACATTGACACTACcaccaagaagaaaaaagaaggtaaaCTCCTCCACCATAGCCAACGTACCAGTAAAAATACAATCAGTCTCCTTCTCTGTTCTCTCACAAACATACAAATACAATCAGTCTCCTTCTCTGTTCTCTCACAAACATACATActacaacaaaagaaaatagaagaaggAAGGATGGATTTGGTCAATTGGGTTCGTGATCTCTACTTTGAG CTGGAGGGCTTTTATATCTTCAAACCAAAGGGTGCCAACGTGTTGTTCGTAGGCAATGATGAGAGCTGCAAAATGGCGGTGATTTCGAGCCTCTCAGACGAG AATGTTGAGCCAGCGCTGTATTTGACATCATGGGTGTCTTGTATTGGGAAAATCATATTCAACTTTTTTGATTTAGGAAGACCTCGGATAGCTCATGCAGTTTGGAGAGACTATGGTGCCAAG ATGGATGCAGTTGTCTACATTGTGGATGCTACCAGGGCCAATGAGCAATTTTTGGGGCCAAGAAGAGACCTGAATGATCTACTCTCTGATGAGGCCTTTGCCAATCTTCCATTCCTTATTTTGTGCACAACTCAATCTTTTGATTACCCAGAAGAGGAATTGTGTTCCCTTCTCAACCTGACCAATGTCACCACAGGGAAGGGTTTGTTAGAGCTGGCAATAGCAAATGCCCATCCCCTTGAGGTTTTTGTGGCtgaaaaatacaacacaaaggAGTATCTACGTGGCTTCAAGTGGCTTTCTCACTACATAAAGTAG
- the LOC115979843 gene encoding GTP-binding protein SAR2-like isoform X2: MDLVNWVRDLYFELEGFYIFKPKGANVLFVGNDESCKMAVISSLSDENVEPALYLTSWVSCIGKIIFNFFDLGRPRIAHAVWRDYGAKMDAVVYIVDATRANEQFLGPRRDLNDLLSDEAFANLPFLILCTTQSFDYPEEELCSLLNLTNVTTGKGLLELAIANAHPLEVFVAEKYNTKEYLRGFKWLSHYIK, from the exons ATGGATTTGGTCAATTGGGTTCGTGATCTCTACTTTGAG CTGGAGGGCTTTTATATCTTCAAACCAAAGGGTGCCAACGTGTTGTTCGTAGGCAATGATGAGAGCTGCAAAATGGCGGTGATTTCGAGCCTCTCAGACGAG AATGTTGAGCCAGCGCTGTATTTGACATCATGGGTGTCTTGTATTGGGAAAATCATATTCAACTTTTTTGATTTAGGAAGACCTCGGATAGCTCATGCAGTTTGGAGAGACTATGGTGCCAAG ATGGATGCAGTTGTCTACATTGTGGATGCTACCAGGGCCAATGAGCAATTTTTGGGGCCAAGAAGAGACCTGAATGATCTACTCTCTGATGAGGCCTTTGCCAATCTTCCATTCCTTATTTTGTGCACAACTCAATCTTTTGATTACCCAGAAGAGGAATTGTGTTCCCTTCTCAACCTGACCAATGTCACCACAGGGAAGGGTTTGTTAGAGCTGGCAATAGCAAATGCCCATCCCCTTGAGGTTTTTGTGGCtgaaaaatacaacacaaaggAGTATCTACGTGGCTTCAAGTGGCTTTCTCACTACATAAAGTAG